The Helianthus annuus cultivar XRQ/B chromosome 11, HanXRQr2.0-SUNRISE, whole genome shotgun sequence region cctatatatatatatatatatatagggtagagatatggtaaaaagtgtttagaatgtgagaagggtaagaagtgttttaaaccattggatatttgatctaatggttgagatcaatagggtataaaatgtaaattgtgttttaattagaagggccttatgtaaaattgaagggcaatagtgtcttttcaaatgtttcaaatatggtaaccgtctcctacacaaccaaaacccccATTATTCTCTTAAAAATAAGCAACTTTCCCCAATAAAAAATGGTAACCGTATCCTTCACTAtatgaagatataacactatgaacccttgataaaacactatatgaagatataacactatgaaccagaaaaatcaagatgtctgtacagaatataacactattgattggggataaaacactatgaaccagaaaatcaagatgtctgtacagaatataacactattaaTTGGAGATAAAACACTATAAACCAGAAAATTAAGATGTCTctagattttaaaacaccatgactatgattcaagtatggtattttatctggaatccaaaaaacattgtaaatcatcaaacaaacagacgattcaagtcatggtgttttatctggaattcaAGTCAGATAAAACatcatgacttgaatcatagtcaatgtctccagatgtttaaaacaccacgccatgaacaatgtctcctgataaaacaccatgacttgaatcatagtcaatgtctccagatgtttaaaacaccacgccatgaacaatgtatccagatgtttaaaacaccacgtcATGAACAATATATGATTAAAAGATGTGGCGActaaaagatgatgaagaagataaaagaatcagatgtataatgtttcctaaaatttctcctaatTCAAAATTCGATTCATCCCTATAAAAACTCAtcgcaagtttttttttttttttttttttttttttttgcagttatctttgaaatcaattaaatgataagaaagtcaaattactaatatacccttttgaattaattaggataaaggacacttgtcactcccaaattatttctcacacttcttacaaaagtcccactttgtacaggatcctctacctatatatatatatatatatatataagatggccaccactcatcttcttccttctctctctaaaataactctaccaccaccacctcctccaccttCACAACCCACCACAATCTGCAACCACCTCCACCACTACCACCCCCGCCATCTAATCACCTGCAGCTTCCACACAAGATCTGTAATCGAAATACGCAGATACATTATAAAAAATTTACAGGTCAATTTTCTAATTCCGGTAATTTGATTACCTAATTATGTGCGGATTGCTCTTTATCTGTTTTGATTTGGCCTTAATTATGTGTGGCGGCTGGGGCGGTGTTGTGGTGGTTGGGTGTTAGGTGGTGTTGTGGTGCGTAGGACGACGACTTGCGGAGGGAAGCAATTGGAGGGCGACGGCTGGTGTATTTCGTTTTTCAGGGCAAATCCGTTTTTGGTCGGTAGCTTGTGGAGGGCATACAAGTTTTCCGGCAAGATTTGTGGTGGTGGGTTGAAGGTAGTGGTGGATTGATGATGGAGGTGGTAGTGCGTTGATGGTGGAGGTAgtggtagagagagagagagagagggagtgtgtgtgtgtggggggggggggggaggaagaagatgaagggtgggtctatctttttttattttttagttgttCAGGGGCAATCATGTCATTTCACACATACTTAACGGAGAAATCTAACATGTGATAACGGTAAGGACCACACGAGTGCAAAAATTACAACCAACGGGATCACGTATGTAATTATTGAATAATTGGGACCAGTTCTGCAATTTTTACAAACCATATGGACCAATCAAGAATTTAACCCTTATTTTAATCTTAATAAAATCAAATGATCTCAATTTCTAACTAATCTAAATTAACAAACACTCCAATTTCAAGATATCATCACTACTACTAAACTATTACACGAAAATGATTCCTTTCAAAACTCACATCCTAAACAATTCAAGTCAAATGACAAAATAAGCAGCTAATTCAAACCCAAAAGTCTCCAAATCACTATATTTAAaacaaattcatttcataatcATAACTTACACATCATCATATTAAACAATCACACATTCACACCATTATTCAAATCAAGATTCTTAACCCAACCAACCTCCTTATTTCTGAATTCAGGCAGTCGGTAGTGGCGTGTACGGTCGGGTCCGATACCCCTTCTGTCCACGTTCTTGTGTTGCGCgtgtgaattattattattattattattcttattactATTATCATTGCTTATCATCAAGGATATCAACCCATGTTTGCCACAGGAATTTGAGGGTTTCACCCCACCAAACAAGATATAAATTTATTATCTTTACATCATCATCAACACAAAGACGAACATACAACACTTATTGATCTATCTTTAACCTAAAGTTGCAATCTTTTTGCATCTTTGATCAATCTTTAACCTCAAGTTGCAATCTTTTTGCATATTTGATCAATCTTTAACCTAAAGTTGCAATCTTTTTGCATCTTTTATCAATCTTTAACCTAAAGTTGCAATCTTTTTGCGTCTTTGATCAATCTTTAGCCTGAAGTTGCAATCTTTTTGCATATTTGATCAATCTTGAACCTGAAGTTGCAACCTTTTTGCATCTTTGATCAATTTCTTTACATCTGTAAGTCCAATTTCTTGATCTTTATATCTTGATCGGTTTTGTTTACAAATTATGACCTGAAATATGGTTTTTGTTGGAATTGGAAGTGTACCCAGATCATGAAATTGTGATATTTGATGGGTTGTTGAAGTGGGTCTGATTCTTTATACAAACTTGTGAAAAAGGTTGAAACTTGATTGGGGGTGGTATCTTTTTAGggagattagatgaaaaaattTTGTAGAAAAAAGTGATTTTGTTTGTATGGTGTGTTTGGGCTATTTGATTTGATTGAAGATGATCATATGAAGTGGTTTTGTATGTGTTCTTGCAATTGGTGAAGCAACCGTAAAGCGATCGGTTTGATAGAATTGTGGTTTAAGTGGTCTTACAATATTGGATTTGAGTtggggatttttaaagattttgtGGTAAAAAGATGCAGAGAGTTCGGGTTTCGTCACAGCAAGCAGCAGTACAGAGGTTAGGGGATTCACAAATGACGTTATCGCCTAAATTTAAGTTTGCTGCAGTTCAATCGCGTTTACTGGATCCGTTTGTGGAAACCGAATTGAGTCTTAGAGGGGATCCACTAATACCCGGTCTTCCTGACGATATTGCCTTAAGTTGTCTTTTACGGTTGCCAGTCTCGAGTCATGTGGCTGGTAAAACCGTTTGCAAGCGTTGGTATCAACTGTTTGGAAACAAAGAACGGTTCTTTACGCGAAGAAAAGAAATGGGTTTTCAAGATCCATGGTTATATATATTCGCCTTTCATAAATGTACAGGAAAGATTCAATGGCACGTTCTTGATCTTACTCATTTCTCATGGCACGCGATTCCACAAATGCCTTGTATCGATAAGGTTTGTCCACACGGGTTTAGGTGTGTTTCGTTCCCGTTTGAGGGATCGCTTTTTGTGTGTGGAGGTGTGGTTTTCGACGCTGATTGCCCTTTGAATTTAGTCATGAAATTCAACGTTCAAAAGAATTGTTGGACCGTGATGAAGAAAATGATCACAGCAAGGTCGTTTTTCGCAAGCGGGGTCATAAACGGAAAGATTTACGTAGCGGGTGGCAACAGCACGGATCTTTATGAGCTTAATTCCGCTGAGGTTATGGACCCGAAAAAAGGGATTTGGCACTCCATTGCAAATATGCACACAAATATGGCCTCTTATGATGCAGCGGTTCTTGATGGGAAGCTTCTTGTGACCGAAGGGTGGTTTTGGCCGTTTTATGTGGTTCCAAGGGGTCAAATTTACGATCCGAAAACCGATCATTGGGAAAACATGCCTGATGGGCTTAGAGAAGGATGGACGGGTTCGAGTGCAGTGATTTACGGTCACTTATTCGTGGTAACCGAGCACGAGAGGACTAAACTTAAGGTGTACGACACAAATAATGATTCTTGGAGAACTGTTGACGGGCCTCCGTTACCTGAGCAAATCTGCAAGCCCTTTTCGGTAAATTGTAATAACAGTAAGATTTATGTTGTGGGAAGAAACCTTCATGTTGCTGTTGGTTGTATTTTGAGATTGAATACTGAGAATAACCCATGCTTTTCGGTTCATTGGCAAGTAGTTGAAGCACCCCAAGCGTTTTCTGATCTGGCACCTTCGAGTACACAGGTTCTCTTCGCGTAATGGTATGTTTTTAATGTTGCTTCGGTTTTGTATGTTTTGGTTGGTGTTTATGTGATTATATTGTGTCTTTTGTTTATATAATGTTGTATGATGTCTCTTGAATGATATGATATGTTAATGATGCTTGGATTAagttaattttaaataaaaaaaagaagaagtttagCTTGAATGTTCGCCTGTATTTTTGCGGCAATTCCTGACATGATACAAACACGGGTTAAATATAGTTAGCTTTGGGTTGGATCCAAACGGGGTTGGGTCATAAGCTAGTTGACCACTTGACCCGTCTTACCTGTTTAATATAATGTGACGCatttgggttgggttgggttgtaaACAGGTGATCGGCTTGTCAACCCTTTTagaattttaattaaaaaaatatttaatttgtAGGTTGAACCTGCCAACTTGTTTACATTTCGTCAACCTGTTAACGACCCGTTTAACCTTTTTGCAACttgattattatttgtttattaccTACAACTATTTTTAAGTTGCTAACCTGTTTTGATAAACAAGTTACACTAGTCGTGTCTGGATTACGTGATTTTATACGTGTTCGAGTTAGGGTTGTATTTGACAGTAACAAATACAAGTAGTCATGTCGACGTTCGTTGTTTTCAAGTTTTAACCCTTCAACTCGAACTTGTCAATCCGCTAGCCTGACCCGATTTCCACCTCCAAAGAGGTGATAATTCTGACTTATTTATTTAAAGACACTGATTTCAGTTGCAACAAATCAAATTTCAGAAGTTTCCTAATATAATAGGTTCGGCCTGTATCATAggtgttaaaagccatcgcctcttgcgcctaggcctaTTTTTCAGGCGAGGTAGTTGCGCTTTAAGTcgaggaaattgcgctttaactctctaggtgatggttcaggcgcagattccggcgagattcctagattccggagagtttccggccaaattatctaaattccgacaagattctagccagatttctacttttatccaaggaaaactacttttctatactaatacactaatatttttAGAACTTTTGGTTCTAAATAGATGACATATAGTTTTATATAATagattttgtttgttttatttgaagaatagcaTTCTTTTTTTAATACATAATATAGTTTAACTTTTTTTCATTATGCGCTTAATTTTTCTCAGGCCCTCGttttttttgcgctttgcgcctaggccccaggcgaggcctatgcgcctttaAGTGCGCttagcgcctttaataactatggccTGTATGCATTCTAACATTGACAACATAGtaacttgttttattaaaaaaaaaataggtcTTATTTACTAGTATGACTTTTATAGATTTCAAACTGGTCTACCCGATCGACTTTCATGGGTTCACTCAGTCATTTCGactatttataaacaacaaccaCAACCATACCCAGAAAATCTCACAAATAGCAATGCTACTTATAAACACCGCTGGTATAATATATTATGATGGTTACAGATATAATTATAGTTTtcaaaaaataaaagaaaatttcaTAAGCGTTTCCGTTTTGCTCCGGGTCAGTCATTAACTAACCAGGCACTTGTTTGAATAAAGTTTGCCTTAAAAAGTGGGGTTGATTTTGAGGATAAATCGAAGTGCATTAGATTATCGTATACATGTAACTTGTTTTGGTTATATTTTGATATATCGGTAAAAAATGTTTTCGAATCTGACAATTTAATAAACTATTCCAATTTATAAACTATTTATTAAAAAATTGCGAGTTAAATGCCTGGTTGGTCCATATGGTTTGTAATTTTTGCAGATCTGGTCCCAAATCTTTAATAATTACAGAGTTGGTCCCGGTGGTTGCAATTTTTAAACTTGGATGGTCCTTATCACTAACCTAtgttagatttttcagttaagtatgtgtgaaatgactatattacccttgaacaataaaaagaaataaaaaaatataaaggaGATGGGCAACCCTCACCGGAATCTCAATaatattctctctctctctacacccTCACCGGAATCACAACCACTCGCCGATAACTCTCACCGGAATCTCAACAGATCgtaacttcatcttcttcattcacACCGTTACAGTTCATCCAACCTACTATATAACTACTATATACATACATGTATTTTGTTCATTTCGAGATTACTTTCAATTCTGCAGGTCGAGTTGAATTTCATATGCTCAAATTCGTCGATCGAATCGCTGAAGTTTAGATTCGTCAAATCGGAATCGTGAATTTGATTTGTTGAAGTGATTTTTGACGGATTGAGTCTAAATTTTTGAAGTGTTAGGGTTTAGGTTTGTGGATTTGAATTGTGGAAGTGAATTTATGAAGGATTGAGTGTGAATTTATGAAGTGTTAGGGTTTAGGTTTGTGGTTTTTAATAGATTGGATGATTTTTGAGGGGGGATTTAGGGTGACGAGTGGTTAGATTTTTGTGAATTGGTGTGGAAATTTAGTTTCGTTGGATCGGAATAATGGATTTGACTTGTGGAGATGTGGAGGTGGTCGTGGTGATGATGAAGGTAATGGGGAAGTTGTAGGTGATCAGATGGCGAAGGCAGAGGTGGTTGCAGGTTGTGGTGGGTTGTGAAGGTGGTGGTAGATGCTTTTTTTTAGAGATAGATGGGGGTGTTTAGGATTGCTTATTTTAGTcacttagggcatgtttggctaagctttttgaaacaacttattggcttattggctttttgaaaagttataagCTCTAAAAAGTCTGTTTGGGATtgagggtgtatgtgaggggaaAAGTGACATTTCCAAAAAGTCACTCCAtcctgacttttccaaaaagtcataagtcaatcttgaaaagctaaaccaaacatgCCTTTATTAGGTTATTGACGGACTTTTTAAAAAGTTAAAAGGAGTTTTTTTGAACTGCAAATTATACTTTCATTCCACACTAAATATTACAAAAGTCTTTTGTTCAAATGGTTAGTAAGTGACTAGCCAACCACCTGAAAAAACCAACACACCCGAttacatatttatatatatatttttttttggtaaaggagGGCGGCACCTCCGGTAAATTTTATTAATAACAAAAAATATAATTACACCTACAGGGGTTTAGTCTCCCGAGACATAAAACCCAAGGAACACCGCATCCCTAATGCAACGAGCCTAACAAAATGGACCAACATGATCCGGCTCTTGCCGAGACACACCACCAACCAACCTATCCAGCTAACaaaaaccaatccatcaaaataCATAACCAAAAGACAAAAGCCATATACATCAAATCTATCAAAAAACATAACACAACACTCAAACCATCTTCCATCCATGTACCTGcaaaaacaaatataaaacaaTATTGAAACTTCAAATCTTCAGCTCCCTGAATATCCAGCAATCTTCTAATCAGCAACTCATATTCCAGCAACCATCCATCATGCAGCCTCCCCAGCAGCAACCATATACCCATATTAGCTGTTT contains the following coding sequences:
- the LOC110890603 gene encoding F-box/kelch-repeat protein At1g30090 produces the protein MQRVRVSSQQAAVQRLGDSQMTLSPKFKFAAVQSRLLDPFVETELSLRGDPLIPGLPDDIALSCLLRLPVSSHVAGKTVCKRWYQLFGNKERFFTRRKEMGFQDPWLYIFAFHKCTGKIQWHVLDLTHFSWHAIPQMPCIDKVCPHGFRCVSFPFEGSLFVCGGVVFDADCPLNLVMKFNVQKNCWTVMKKMITARSFFASGVINGKIYVAGGNSTDLYELNSAEVMDPKKGIWHSIANMHTNMASYDAAVLDGKLLVTEGWFWPFYVVPRGQIYDPKTDHWENMPDGLREGWTGSSAVIYGHLFVVTEHERTKLKVYDTNNDSWRTVDGPPLPEQICKPFSVNCNNSKIYVVGRNLHVAVGCILRLNTENNPCFSVHWQVVEAPQAFSDLAPSSTQVLFA